The window TTTTCATTAAATAAGATGATGTTTATGCTCAAAGAGTTGGAAAGGGTATTATCTCAACAAAGAACTGTAAACAGCGGACATAAAACTGAATTTCTGTTTAAAGCATCCTCTGGCAAAAGTTACTTTTGCTGGTGCGAGCCACTAGTTTTACCTAATTTATTTGTCTCCTTATCGAATCGTCGGAACTAGCCGTTTCCTCGGAGCGCAGTTATCCTGAAAATCACGTTTTTGCTTACCTGCTTGCACTGGATccattctttttaaatcagcaATAGGTAAAAGAGCCTCGAAAATGATTTAACCGTTGTTTGTATTGCCAGAGCgcaatttaaatgcattcattataCTTAAATTACTTCTGCAGAGGTTTCTGTCGAATCTGCGATAACAAATATGGCGGATGGATCTTCGTCTTCAAGCAAAAAAGCATCTGTGTCGAAGCGCGCGCCACCTGCGGCCTGGAGTTCATTTTGCCCTACTTGGATGATCTTGGAGGTTAAACTTGCTGTGTTCTTGTAATCAGTAATGcgacattcagacatttttcaTACATGAACATAATGTTTAAACCCTTATCAAAATAAGAGAGAGGTGTACATGAAATGGCCACTGACTGCCAATATGTATTAGTATAGCAACTCGACACCTCAACAAAAACATCAGTTAAATCaatcattattaataacaatacacgttaattttaatatatattaaaaagtgtttatttggGCAAATCACATTCACAAcgaagtaaaacaataaaaaaaaataataataataataaaaaaaaacagcttaaagTAAATATTCGACTTTATCAgccacagcttttttttttttttttcgtcttttcagcattcatgttttttttcttcccacaATCAAGTACAGTATCCTACAAGCCAGAGGAGCTCCAGTCAGTCACAGCAAACACCCTCCCCCCAGCCTCGTTTGCAGATTACAGCTGAGTGTAGGATGTTTACAACGACTACACTGGAATAATACCAAGTTTACCACAGAAAACATTATAGATTTCAATAGATCCAGATTGCACACATGTAAACAAGTTAACACGAACACATGAGTTATTAAGTTGTTATACCACATTTAGGACGCAgtactgtttaattaaacacatATCAAGACGAAAGAACTGGACGATGGCAGCAAACATCCAACTGAAAGCTTGTTTTACGGATAGCACAGCTTCCAGTCGGGGATGTTTACAGGCATGAACAACCAGCATTTAAAATCGACACACAACGAATGCAAAATAAACAGACAAACCAAGCAAAATAAGTACAATTGAAGTGTATTCTTGTTATGAACACCAAGGAAATGTTTGTGGTGAGTTTGCTGCCCCCTAAAGTCCACACGAGCAgtgaaaatacagcaaaagccgAGTTGAAAGTTAAAGGTCCTCTCTCCTTCACGTCAATGACAAAGGGACCGCGATGAGGATGAAGACCTTGCGGATTTGAACAGAGTCACGGTCTAATCACAGACATTTGATACAAATAAGCTTGCGTCGATTTAGATCATATTTTCGTTTTCAACACaagttattaatttaaaacaacaacaactggaAGTGCGGTCTCTACATATGAGCATCTCCGTGAATAAGAGCCCTATGCGACCCGAGTTCGAGCGAAACAAAACAACAGTAATAACAGAAACACTCGTATTTGTAGACTGACATTGGGTCAACCTTGTTTCTCTGCTTGGGAACACGAAAATCGGTAAATTTTGAGATAGTCTCGAGCACAATCTACCGCACGTAAAGAGttgtaataataagaagaacTTGCACCAAGTAAGCTTGTGTTGCTATCAGCTACCAAGTTGGGTGAAGAGGAAGCAAACAGTCAAGCCATAGCAGCACTGCATTTTACCCTCACAAAAGCGATCTAGAGCCACCCAGGCGTTGGGTTTGTGTCTAATACAGCACTGAGAGTTAGCAAAAGTCATTCTGCTTCTAAACGGAACAACACAGCACGGCTAACTAACGGTAGCTATGCTCTACAGCTTTGCTCCaatttacagacaaaactagcaTGGACTGTCCTTCCCGCCGCACCAGTACCTCGTAACATATGGGTATCCTGTTCAATTTAGACAAAGCGCCGCCGTTCAAGCGATAACGCGATTAACCCAcagtttattactgtgatttccTCCGGCTTTTGCTGCAAAAAAACCTCTAGTCTCCGCCATTCCGAGCCTGTTTCCTTCCGTCTCTGGCTTGTCTTTAGTTTGACCTTTAGTTACCCGACACTAATATTGACGTAATTGTCATGGTAACAGGATCCCGCCTTCTACGTGCGGCCGTGTGCGTCCATGAAAGTTGCTGATGATGGAGGGGAAAAAACCTGGATAACAAGGAATCTGTTGTCATTGTGATTAAAGATAAAAGGTTTAATGACACGAAAACATCATGGAGTAATATTACATTGACAGTCAAACTTTTTATCACCCGCACTTTGGACAAATTACTGCTTAAATGAGGATTAAAACACACGATTTGAGACACAATGACCTTTATTGAAAGTTCACACTTTACAGTTGCTTTATGCTGCAGTTGATATTAAATTATGCACACATACGACATAAAAGGTCAAAGGAAAAAGAAAGTCACATTCATAAGTTTtgctgtaatatatttttacataacgGTCAATACATTCTCCATGTATCTCAGTATGACCTTGTACTTTCACATATGCAAAATAAACTGTAATCCCGGCACAGCTGTTTTGATACACATTGGCTCACTCCTATATAGTCACTGCAAGCCCTAGATATATGTTAGATCAAGCCCATTCACTTGTGTGTGTTCTGGAATGAACTATTCGCATTGGAAGAGGAGTTATTGCTAATTAACACCCATGCTATAGATAGACTTTTGTaggcaaaagaaaaaagaccTGTGATCACAGCAGCGTGTACGTGTGATTCACTTTATATCAAGCATCTGTTTCAGCGTATCTTTACActgaatgtaaatgtgtgtgtaactAAGTCTTAAGCAGGCAGCTCCAAAGCACCTTCTTCCTCTCCATCCCCTCGGTTTGCACGAATCTCCATGAGCGTACGGGCAAATTTGCTCCAGTCATCTGTATGTGGCACGGCCAACTGCTAAAATAGAGATACAACCAACTTCTGCATCACGTCTTCACGGTAGAGCACAAATAGTGACTGTTGAAATTTGCACATTGTTTGATcagtctgtgtatttgaatttgagtgcatatatttataattcatCCAAATATTTGAGAGTGATACACGTGTTTGTGTACTCATAGTGTAGGTGTTATTACCTCTCCCACATCATAGATCCAAACACGGCCCTCTGAATCACCCATGGCCACCTCTCTGCCCCCTGATGCCCATCTGACCCGGTTCAGGGCACATCCTCCCTCCACTGTCACACTTGCCGATGGCACCTGGAACACACAGAAAACTTGTTTTGGGAGcgaaaatataaatgtaataaaattgtgTGGAAACACAATTTAGATGCTATCTCATTTAGATCAAGCACACAGATATCAATTAAAGGCAATTCATGCAAATATGTTTGGGTAAGTTACCCTCTTCACACACCAcctttgttttttccccccatgaCTACAGATGTCACTCACATCTCAACACATTTATTCAGTGGTTATGTTCTTATTAATTTTGACTTGTCATGTGCACATATTAGATTTATTGTTTGAggttaaattatataatttttttcattggaTAATTGTGAtctatgaattaattttatgttGGATATTACAAGTTTTAGTGTACTTTGTTAATGGAGGATTTGTGGacattaatttagatttgtacTGTAACAATTATTGTTTCCCAATTATTGAGTCCCAGTGGcatgttttttgatgttttattatttaaattattatgataactcatgttattatttaatcattccATGAATTTTAAGTGGATCATTTAATCTGAATTCATAGTTTATTGCTATTATGACATCCTTTTAATTACGAAATGGCCTGTGTATAATACATAGAATTATATAGTGTAATTCAAATGCATCactctgactgaaattctttttttctgatttgattgatcattattaaattaaataataaattacattgaatCAAATTGCTTTTACAATATTGTATacaattttggggtcagtaagatttgtttattaaagaaattaatgcttttattcaacgAAAGTTGTTTGTTGATaaaataacatataatatatgtttttacattggagtaatggctgctgaaaattcagctttgccattgctggaataaataatttaaaatatactaaaatagaaaacagttttttaaaaattctaattatatttcataatattactgtttttactgcatttgtgatcaaataaacagccttgatgagcataagaagcataagcttttaaaaacataaaatttgtATTGCATGTACATAGTGTGCAGTgcatatattatttcatttgatattttatattaatgacACCTTTTTTtgaacccccccaaaaaacccaTTACAAATAATATCAGATAACATATTCTGCAAAAATCAGATGACATCTGAGATAAGTTTAACCCAGGGGTTTCTTGCCCCAGGTAGGGGGTCCTCCTatcttaatattaattaaagtaTGAAATGAATGCTCTTCCTATATAATACAGAAGACAGATGACTCAGTAAAGAATGTAATGAGCTGCGGTGCCCCTGACCTCTGTGTAATTGTTGAGATTCCAGAGGTCCAGACGACCATTGCCATCCACTGTAGCGAAGAGCGCTGGATGCACTGGAGACCACATGACATCATAAACATAGTCTGCATTGTCTTCAAAGGAATACAGGGGCTTGTTATGCTGTCAGAGAGATGGAATAGTTATATAATGCTACATGATCAAAATACATATCGAGCAACACATAAACTCCAAAACAACTCTTACTTTGGTTGACCACAGTTTGACTGTCCAGTCAAATGAGGAAGTGGTAAAGAGGTGGGAGAAGTCAACCGGACCCACAGCATTATGGCAGCTGATTCCAGTCACAGGACCCTGATGCCCGTCAAACATTTCACCAATACCAGCCTTACTGCATGGGACGAGTTAAGCAAGCTCAGGCTAATAGTAAAGTTGTTTTTCATCAAGAGTTTTTAATATACAAAGATATCACTAAAAGAATACTtgacccaaatatgaaaattctgtttattAATACGTTATTCTGTAGGAACGACTGACCTTCCATGGCGGGATGCTGTGTAAACGGTGCCCTCCTCACTTCCTACCACATAGTTATTCACATCACTTGCAGGGAAGGCCATACAGGTGACAGCCACCGGCTTTGACTTATTGTAGATCAGCTCCATACTTTCCTGTGAGtaacaacagacatataatgtattgtttaatATCAGTCAAATCTCAAATGACAATAATTCAGTCGGTCTAAATGTGTTATCTAGACACCTGAGGCTGTGAGAGCATGTCCAGACTCCAGGAGCACATCTTGCCATCTGTGGATACTGTGATCAAGTTGTTGGCATTTTGTGTTCCGACCACATTCACACAGTATACAGGATGCTGCAAAAACATGTGATACTTTTGTcatctatatttttttaaggaaagAGCATGATAAGAATATTTTTCCAAGACTAATAAGGGATTGTTTTGCCACACGATAAAAAACTTTAAGTCTTTAATTCTCATAAGATGCGTTTTGCAAAGTCTCTCAGGAATATCTTGAGGTTGAGTGCAGCTCTTCAGTTTCTGGGTCACCTCAATGACCTGGCAACATTAGTGTTTTCAGCTCAGATTTTTAACCGTTAAACCACCAGCACACTGCATtatatttttcaacattttatctGTAATTGATGGTCTTACGGTGTGTGCCGTTGCAGACAAGGGCGTCCGTTGCACTGGGGTCCTCCTGTGACTTCGATTGTCCCACAGTGCTATCTGTCCTGAGTAAGTGCCTCCAATCACCAAGTTGGGATGAAACTGAGCAAAGCCAACTGACATCACTGAGGACTACAAAGGAAaaccataaaatgcattattggTTGAATGTACCAGTAATTACTATTTGCTTTGCTATGGTTATTATTTTGGCAAATATGACGTCAGCTCGCCCTCCATTAAGGTCAATTTGCACAATGTGAGAATACAGACAATGAGCTAAGCAATGAGTGTTCATTTAGAAGTGACATCAGTGCAAACAGAGAATGATGTGCATTAGTGACGCAGACAACATTTGAAAGTTGAGCTCTattgtttgtatattttaataatagaaaTTCAATTTAGATTTAGGCTTTTTCATTAAAAGCTGATAACTCAAACAAATGCTcagtatataattaaaaaatagtaTTACAGTATATTGAAATGCTGCTGAAAGGAACAACATTCAGACATTGAGGGTTATTTAATATGAAGCAATGGGAATTCAAACCTGACAGTGGAGTATGTACTCAGGGGTCGTCTTCTTAAACTTCATATTCCAGACCAGCACAACTCCATCTGGCTCATGAGGTGCATCCTCATTAGTGTTGTATGAGGCAACTAGCAATTCAGGATACTGCAAGTAGAACATGTGACTGAATAC is drawn from Onychostoma macrolepis isolate SWU-2019 chromosome 16, ASM1243209v1, whole genome shotgun sequence and contains these coding sequences:
- the dync1i1 gene encoding cytoplasmic dynein 1 intermediate chain 1 isoform X4; translation: MADRSDLKAELERKKQRLAQIREEKKRKEEERKKKESEILQRAENVSEDSDLDRKRRETEALLQSIGISPEPPLVPTPMSPSSQSVSPPSETGSQESIDGGTVGRTLQWDTDPSALQLLADSVHGCRLQRLGASKIVQIDFMPKELVTYSRETQTPVASDQPEEEDEELSVTKSESVPQQLEEENSQEAEEDQPRELTNEEKEQIIHSEDFLFFFDQSIRVMERVLAEDTDIFFDYSGRDMEDKEGDMQAGSNLSFNRHFYDEHWSKHRVVTSLDWSPQYPELLVASYNTNEDAPHEPDGVVLVWNMKFKKTTPEYILHCQSSVMSVGFAQFHPNLVIGGTYSGQIALWDNRSHRRTPVQRTPLSATAHTHPVYCVNVVGTQNANNLITVSTDGKMCSWSLDMLSQPQESMELIYNKSKPVAVTCMAFPASDVNNYVVGSEEGTVYTASRHGSKAGIGEMFDGHQGPVTGISCHNAVGPVDFSHLFTTSSFDWTVKLWSTKHNKPLYSFEDNADYVYDVMWSPVHPALFATVDGNGRLDLWNLNNYTEVPSASVTVEGGCALNRVRWASGGREVAMGDSEGRVWIYDVGEQLAVPHTDDWSKFARTLMEIRANRGDGEEEGALELPA
- the dync1i1 gene encoding cytoplasmic dynein 1 intermediate chain 1 isoform X1 — translated: MADRSDLKAELERKKQRLAQIREEKKRKEEERKKKESEILQRAENVSEDSDLDRKRRETEALLQSIGISPEPPLVQPLQLLTWDTCYFHYLVPTPMSPSSQSVSPPSETGSQESIDGGTVGRTLQWDTDPSALQLLADSVHGCRLQRLGASKIVQIDFMPKELVTYSRETQTPVASDQPEEEDEELSVTKSESVPQQLEEENSQEAEEDQPRELTNEEKEQIIHSEDFLFFFDQSIRVMERVLAEDTDIFFDYSGRDMEDKEGDMQAGSNLSFNRHFYDEHWSKHRVVTSLDWSPQYPELLVASYNTNEDAPHEPDGVVLVWNMKFKKTTPEYILHCQSSVMSVGFAQFHPNLVIGGTYSGQIALWDNRSHRRTPVQRTPLSATAHTHPVYCVNVVGTQNANNLITVSTDGKMCSWSLDMLSQPQESMELIYNKSKPVAVTCMAFPASDVNNYVVGSEEGTVYTASRHGSKAGIGEMFDGHQGPVTGISCHNAVGPVDFSHLFTTSSFDWTVKLWSTKHNKPLYSFEDNADYVYDVMWSPVHPALFATVDGNGRLDLWNLNNYTEVPSASVTVEGGCALNRVRWASGGREVAMGDSEGRVWIYDVGEQLAVPHTDDWSKFARTLMEIRANRGDGEEEGALELPA
- the dync1i1 gene encoding cytoplasmic dynein 1 intermediate chain 1 isoform X6; the protein is MADRSDLKAELERKKQRLAQIREEKKRKEEERKKKESEILQRAENVSEDSDLDRKRRETEALLQSIGISPEPPLVPTPMSPSSQSVSPPSETGSQESIDGGTVGRTLQWDTDPSALQLLADSVHGLQRLGASKIVQIDFMPKELVTYSRETQTPVASDQPEEEDEELSVTKSESVPQQLEEENSQEAEEDQPRELTNEEKEQIIHSEDFLFFFDQSIRVMERVLAEDTDIFFDYSGRDMEDKEGDMQAGSNLSFNRHFYDEHWSKHRVVTSLDWSPQYPELLVASYNTNEDAPHEPDGVVLVWNMKFKKTTPEYILHCQSSVMSVGFAQFHPNLVIGGTYSGQIALWDNRSHRRTPVQRTPLSATAHTHPVYCVNVVGTQNANNLITVSTDGKMCSWSLDMLSQPQESMELIYNKSKPVAVTCMAFPASDVNNYVVGSEEGTVYTASRHGSKAGIGEMFDGHQGPVTGISCHNAVGPVDFSHLFTTSSFDWTVKLWSTKHNKPLYSFEDNADYVYDVMWSPVHPALFATVDGNGRLDLWNLNNYTEVPSASVTVEGGCALNRVRWASGGREVAMGDSEGRVWIYDVGEQLAVPHTDDWSKFARTLMEIRANRGDGEEEGALELPA
- the dync1i1 gene encoding cytoplasmic dynein 1 intermediate chain 1 isoform X3, with protein sequence MADRSDLKAELERKKQRLAQIREEKKRKEEERKKKESEILQRAENVSEDSDLDRKRRETEALLQSIGISPEPPLVQPLQLLTWDTCYFHYLVPTPMSPSSQSVSPPSETGSQESIDGGTVGRTLQWDTDPSALQLLADSVHGLQRLGASKIVQIDFMPKELVTYSRETQTPVASDQPEEEDEELSVTKSESVPQQLEEENSQEAEEDQPRELTNEEKEQIIHSEDFLFFFDQSIRVMERVLAEDTDIFFDYSGRDMEDKEGDMQAGSNLSFNRHFYDEHWSKHRVVTSLDWSPQYPELLVASYNTNEDAPHEPDGVVLVWNMKFKKTTPEYILHCQSSVMSVGFAQFHPNLVIGGTYSGQIALWDNRSHRRTPVQRTPLSATAHTHPVYCVNVVGTQNANNLITVSTDGKMCSWSLDMLSQPQESMELIYNKSKPVAVTCMAFPASDVNNYVVGSEEGTVYTASRHGSKAGIGEMFDGHQGPVTGISCHNAVGPVDFSHLFTTSSFDWTVKLWSTKHNKPLYSFEDNADYVYDVMWSPVHPALFATVDGNGRLDLWNLNNYTEVPSASVTVEGGCALNRVRWASGGREVAMGDSEGRVWIYDVGEQLAVPHTDDWSKFARTLMEIRANRGDGEEEGALELPA
- the dync1i1 gene encoding cytoplasmic dynein 1 intermediate chain 1 isoform X8; amino-acid sequence: MADRSDLKAELERKKQRLAQIREEKKRKEEERKKKESEILQRAENVSEDSDLDRKRRETEALLQSIGISPEPPLVQPLQLLTWDTCYFHYLVPTPMSPSSQSVSPPSETGSQESIDGGTVGRTLQWDTDPSALQLLADSVHGCRLQRLGASKIVQIDFMPKELVTYSRETQTPVASDQPEEEDEELSVTKSESVPQQLEEENSQEAEEDQPRELTNEEKEQIIHSEDFLFFFDQSIRVMERVLAEDTDIFFDYSGRDMEDKEGDMQAGSNLSFNRHFYDEHWSKHRVVTSLDWSPQYPELLVASYNTNEDAPHEPDGVVLVWNMKFKKTTPEYILHCQSSVMSVGFAQFHPNLVIGGTYSGQIALWDNRSHRRTPVQRTPLSATAHTESMELIYNKSKPVAVTCMAFPASDVNNYVVGSEEGTVYTASRHGSKAGIGEMFDGHQGPVTGISCHNAVGPVDFSHLFTTSSFDWTVKLWSTKHNKPLYSFEDNADYVYDVMWSPVHPALFATVDGNGRLDLWNLNNYTEVPSASVTVEGGCALNRVRWASGGREVAMGDSEGRVWIYDVGEQLAVPHTDDWSKFARTLMEIRANRGDGEEEGALELPA
- the dync1i1 gene encoding cytoplasmic dynein 1 intermediate chain 1 isoform X2, giving the protein MADRSDLKAELERKKQRLAQIREEKKRKEEERKKKESEILQRAENVSEDSDLDRKRRETEALLQSIGISPEPPLVQPLQLLTWDTCYFHYLVPTPMSPSSQSVSPPSETGSQESIDGGTVGRTLQWDTDPSALQLLADSVHGCRLQRLGASKIVQIDFMPKELVTYSRETQTPVASDQPEEEDEELSVTKSESVPQQLEEENSQEAEEDQPRELTNEEKEQIIHSEDFLFFFDQSIRVMERVLAEDTDIFFDYSGRDMEDKEGDMQAGSNLSFNRHFYDEHWSKHRVVTSLDWSPQYPELLVASYNTNEDAPHEPDGVVLVWNMKFKKTTPEYILHCQSSVMSVGFAQFHPNLVIGGTYSGQIALWDNRSHRRTPVQRTPLSATAHTHPVYCVNVVGTQNANNLITVSTDGKMCSWSLDMLSQPQESMELIYNKSKPVAVTCMAFPASDVNNYVVGSEEGTVYTASRHGSKAGIGEMFDGHQGPVTGISCHNAVGPVDFSHLFTTSSFDWTVKLWSTKHNKPLYSFEDNADYVYDVMWSPVHPALFATVDGNGRLDLWNLNNYTEVPSASVTVEGGCALNRVRWASGGREVAMGDSEGRVWIYDVGELAVPHTDDWSKFARTLMEIRANRGDGEEEGALELPA
- the dync1i1 gene encoding cytoplasmic dynein 1 intermediate chain 1 isoform X5, with translation MADRSDLKAELERKKQRLAQIREEKKRKEEERKKKESEILQRAENVSEDSDLDRKRRETEALLQSIGISPEPPLVPTPMSPSSQSVSPPSETGSQESIDGGTVGRTLQWDTDPSALQLLADSVHGCRLQRLGASKIVQIDFMPKELVTYSRETQTPVASDQPEEEDEELSVTKSESVPQQLEEENSQEAEEDQPRELTNEEKEQIIHSEDFLFFFDQSIRVMERVLAEDTDIFFDYSGRDMEDKEGDMQAGSNLSFNRHFYDEHWSKHRVVTSLDWSPQYPELLVASYNTNEDAPHEPDGVVLVWNMKFKKTTPEYILHCQSSVMSVGFAQFHPNLVIGGTYSGQIALWDNRSHRRTPVQRTPLSATAHTHPVYCVNVVGTQNANNLITVSTDGKMCSWSLDMLSQPQESMELIYNKSKPVAVTCMAFPASDVNNYVVGSEEGTVYTASRHGSKAGIGEMFDGHQGPVTGISCHNAVGPVDFSHLFTTSSFDWTVKLWSTKHNKPLYSFEDNADYVYDVMWSPVHPALFATVDGNGRLDLWNLNNYTEVPSASVTVEGGCALNRVRWASGGREVAMGDSEGRVWIYDVGELAVPHTDDWSKFARTLMEIRANRGDGEEEGALELPA
- the dync1i1 gene encoding cytoplasmic dynein 1 intermediate chain 1 isoform X7; the encoded protein is MADRSDLKAELERKKQRLAQIREEKKRKEEERKKKESEILQRAENVSEDSDLDRKRRETEALLQSIGISPEPPLVSPPSETGSQESIDGGTVGRTLQWDTDPSALQLLADSVHGCRLQRLGASKIVQIDFMPKELVTYSRETQTPVASDQPEEEDEELSVTKSESVPQQLEEENSQEAEEDQPRELTNEEKEQIIHSEDFLFFFDQSIRVMERVLAEDTDIFFDYSGRDMEDKEGDMQAGSNLSFNRHFYDEHWSKHRVVTSLDWSPQYPELLVASYNTNEDAPHEPDGVVLVWNMKFKKTTPEYILHCQSSVMSVGFAQFHPNLVIGGTYSGQIALWDNRSHRRTPVQRTPLSATAHTHPVYCVNVVGTQNANNLITVSTDGKMCSWSLDMLSQPQESMELIYNKSKPVAVTCMAFPASDVNNYVVGSEEGTVYTASRHGSKAGIGEMFDGHQGPVTGISCHNAVGPVDFSHLFTTSSFDWTVKLWSTKHNKPLYSFEDNADYVYDVMWSPVHPALFATVDGNGRLDLWNLNNYTEVPSASVTVEGGCALNRVRWASGGREVAMGDSEGRVWIYDVGEQLAVPHTDDWSKFARTLMEIRANRGDGEEEGALELPA